Proteins co-encoded in one Nicotiana sylvestris chromosome 7, ASM39365v2, whole genome shotgun sequence genomic window:
- the LOC138873944 gene encoding uncharacterized protein translates to MAVKGNDLAPHEIESVLLKKFGETPTKETLTWYSLLLKHSIDSFEMLADSFIKSHARAKKVQARKAKLFRIAQGDSELLREFVTRFQKKIMLLPAVIDESADEAFTKGLNPRSSDASQKLKDSLLEFQATTWADVHNRYESKIRIEDEYLGFSASTKGRDREENKEKLKDDFGVDRSSSS, encoded by the coding sequence ATGGCGGTGAAAGGAAATGACTTAGCTCCGCATGAGATTGAGTCAGTCTTGTTGAAGAAGTTCGGGGAGACCCCCACGAAGGAGACCTTGACATGGTATTCACTTTTACTCAAGCACTCAATAGATTCCTTTGAGATGCTCGCGGATTCTTTTATCAAGTCCCATGCCAGGGCCAAGAAGGTGCAGGCCCGAAAGGCCAAATTATTTAGAATTGCGCAAGGAGATTCCGAGTTGCTGCGAGAGTTCGTGACCAGATTTCAGAAGAAAATAATGCTGCTACCGGCCGTGATAGATGAATCGGCAGATGAGGCATTCACTAAGGGGCTGAACCCAAGGAGTTCTGACGCTtcccaaaaattaaaagacagtCTACTCGAGTTTCAGGCAACAACATGGGCAGATGTCCACAACCGCTATGAATCGAAGATAAGAATAGAGGATGAATACCTCGGCTTCTCGGCATCAACCAAGGGTCGGGACAGagaagaaaataaggaaaagttgaAGGATGATTTCGGTGTAGATCGATCGTCTTCTAGCTAG